One window from the genome of Plasmodium relictum strain SGS1 genome assembly, chromosome: 12 encodes:
- the MPC2 gene encoding mitochondrial pyruvate carrier protein 2, putative codes for MSLIKKIFYPNIIPKIKNQIQCYNINHNIKNALISETGILSIHFWAPTFKWSISLANIIDINRNPSLLSLPQQFAIFLTGLLFTRFSYAIKPRNYNLMTINLFMSLTALYQIARIANYKYNIDKNEK; via the exons atgagtttaatcaaaaaaattttttatccaAACATTATaccaaaaataaaaaatcaaatacAGTGTTACAATATTAatcataatataaaaaatgcatTAA tatcTGAAACTGGTATTTTGAGTATTCATTTTTGGGCTCCCACATTTAAGTGGTCTATATCTTTAGCTAATATAATTGATATAAATAGAAATCCAAGTTTACTGTCATTACCTCAACAATTtg CTATATTTTTAACTGGGTTGCTATTCACGAGATTTTCATACGCTATAAAACCGCGAAATTACAATTTAATGACTA ttaaCTTATTCATGAGTTTAACAGCTCTATATCAAATTGCACGTATTGCAAATTATAAGTATAACatagataaaaatgaaaaataa
- a CDS encoding proteasome subunit beta type-2, putative has product MDTLIGLKGKNFVILAADTYSINSIVKLKNDDKTKFYDINGNKCLLLGGSIGDRIQFGEFIRKNVHLYQFQNSTDLFVKSFAYFTRKNLAYYLRRNPYEVNCLIAGYDNKDGYQLYWCDYLSNMDAVNKGAHGYGAYLVNAILDKYYHENINLEEALVIFQKCFEELKKRFLLTQINYELRIMSDNKIEKQYVTI; this is encoded by the exons aTGGATACATTAATTGGTTTAAAAGGAAAGAATTTTGTTATATTAGCAGCAGACACATATAGCATCAATTCAATtgttaaattaaaaaatgatgacaaaacaaaattttatgacaTAAATGGGAATAAGTGTTTATTATTAGGAGGTTCTATTGGAGATAGAATTCAATTTGGTGAATTTATCAGAAAAAATGTTCATTTATACCAATTTCAGAATTCAACTGATTTATTTGTTAAATCCTTTGCTTATTTTACTAGAAAAAATTTAGCCTACTATTTGAGAAGAAATCCATATGAAGTTAATTGTTTAATAGCTGGATATGataat aaagaTGGATATCAATTATATTGGTGTGATTACTTAAGTAATATGGATGCAGTAAATAAAGGGGCACATGGATATGGTGCTTATTTGGTTAATGCAATTTTAGATAAATATTATCacgaaaatataaatttagaaGAAGCTTTagttatttttcaaaaatgtttcgaagaattaaaaaaaagatttctTTTAACTCAAATTAATTATGAATTACGAATTATGTCTGATAATAAGATAGAAAAACAATATGTcactatttaa
- the PDEdelta gene encoding phosphodiesterase delta, putative, whose translation MNEKNNVKMDEENEKKKEKKMKDMIKKKCYVFPQFSDKNNEIEYDMLRIYNIKEFISIHLIVSLLIILIECFMFSFEINKKETSVMELLVVTFSLLNCLMHIIVLIKIYFFSTKKIYTKNLYVGYIIINQIFQFLSLYLFSKRNQVDKNDTFTFYNNKFSLYLHFFVDSVFLLCLPTLKFLVTFIFMIAYLSINIILIVLINFENAKNKVDFYYMYILSVLLIMFFILRCLMEKRNRILLYMIKDVLSNNYKKFYECKSNYDKESDSITVDISKGKYDKKEDNYKFLFSDNSIFFNDFTINACYKDYYSVFYFLKKLLTICDKSKNLKESINEKKGYDNIKKHLNESDILTIAYEADVLKNIKKIDSDEIGRNWDYSFIDSEYGKSTLVILEVGYHLINPYIENNEKKRKKLQLFLLLINSMYFPNPYHNANHGATVCHLSKCLAHITDFDKHLNNTYMICYLIASIAHDVGHPGKTNAYLSETNHILSIRYNDMSILENYHCSITFSILQLIGFDFLINNEDTKLVDKNNYTNIRKFIIELIIATDMKLHFEYVDIFKKRKKSENFDISDRDAINLGTINIKLADIGHTCLKWRDHAKWTMLVSEEFFSQKKVEELHKKKKNMGSSYDFNNFGSQECIDEAMIFNYENIYINYVNNINNVNKYDFSYIKLNFIHHHDFVKSIPSTQVYFFEIIVLPLIQELQSMEKSKKDITQKVLHNLNINLKTWRLIEKNINLFYNTEKMRVTDYYKNLEKKKLLRGISLLDIAEEDVISLTKDFVKDENTETKEDKKKDVNNKNSEKRKNNKNGKKKKNFTQK comes from the exons atgaatgaaaaaaataatgttaaaATGGATGaggaaaatgaaaagaaaaaggaaaaaaaaatgaaagatatgataaaaaaaaa atgTTATGTTTTCCCACAATTCtctgataaaaataatgaaatagaaTATGATATGTTAcgaatatataatataaaagaatttatttCCATTCATTTAATTGTGTCACTATTAATTATTCTAATAGAATGCTTTATGTTTTCTTTCG aaattaataaaaaagagacGTCTGTTATGGAATTATTAGTAGTTACCTTTTCTCTTTTAAATTGTTTAATGCATATTATTgtactaataaaaatttattttttttcaacaaaaaaaatatatactaaaAATTTGTATGTTGgatatataattata aatcaaatttttcaatttttgtctttatatttattttcaaaacGAAATCAAGTTGATAAAAATGATACTTTTACTTTCTATAATAACAAGTTCAgtttatatttacatttcTTTGTAGACTCAGTTTTCTTATTATGTTTACCCACATTAAA attTCTTGTAACctttatatttatgataGCTTATTTAAGTATTAACATAATATTGATAGTATTGattaattttgaaaatgCTAAAAATAAAGtggatttttattatatgtatatactAAGTGTTCTGTTGataatgttttttattttaagatGTTTAATGGAAAAAAGGAAtagaattttattatatatgatTAAAGATGTGTTATCAAAtaactataaaaaattttacgaATGTAAGTCTAATTATGATAAGGAAAGTGATTCTATAACTGTAGATATATCTAAAGgtaaatatgataaaaaagaagataattataagtttttattttcggataatagtatattttttaatgatttcACTATAAATGCGTGTTATAAAGATTATTATtctgtattttattttttaaaaaaattattgacaATTTGCGATAAAagcaaaaatttaaaagaaagtattaatgaaaaaaaaggttatgataacataaaaaaacaCTTAAACGAATCAGATATTTTAACTATAGCATATGAGGCAGACgtcttaaaaaatataaaaaagattgATTCAGATGAAATAGGAAGAAATTGGGACTATTCATTTATAGATTCTGAATATGGAAAATCTACTTTAGTCATATTAGAAGTGGGCTATCATTTAATTAATCCatatattgaaaataatgaaaaaaaaagaaaaaagttacaattatttttattgttaattAATAGCATGTATTTTCCTAACCCATATCATAATGCTAATCACGGCGCTACAGTTTGTCATTTATCTAAATGTTTAGCACATATTACTGATTTTGATaaacatttaaataataccTATATGATCTGTTATTTAATAGCTTCTATTGCTCATGATGTGGGTCACCCAGGAAAAACTAATGCCTATTTATCAGAAACTAATCATATTTTATCTATTAGATACAACGATATGAGtatattagaaaattatCACTGTAGTATaactttttctattttacaACTTATAGGATTcgattttttaattaataatgagGATACTAAATTAgtagataaaaataactatACAAATATTcgaaaatttattattgaaTTAATTATTGCTACTGATATGAAATTACATTTTGAATATGtagatatatttaaaaaaagaaaaaaaagcgAAAATTTTGATATAAGTGATAGAGATGCTATAAATCTAGGtactattaatattaaattagcTGATATTGGTCATACTTGTTTAAAATGGAGAGATCATGCAAAGTGGACTATGCTTGTTAGTGAAGAATTTTTTTCTCAAAAAAAAGTAGAAGAGctccataaaaaaaaaaaaaatatgg gTTCATCTTACGATTTTAACAATTTTGGTAGTCAAGAATGTATAGATGAAGCTATGATTTtcaattatgaaaatatttatataaattatgtaaacaatataaataacgttaataaatatgatttCAGTTATATAAAACTAAATTTCATTCATCATCATGACTTTGTTAAAAGTATACCAAGTACTcaagtttatttttttgaaattattGTTTTGCCACTTATTCAAGAATTACAATCAATGGAAAAATCtaaaaaagatattactCAAAAAGTCTTGCATaacttaaatataaatttaaagacGTGGagattaatagaaaaaaatataaatttattttataacaCAGAAAAGATGAGAGTTACtgattattataaaaatttagaaaaaaaaaaattattaagagGAATAAGTTTATTGGATATTGCTGAAGAAGATGTCATATCACTAACAAAAGATTTCGTTAAAGATGAAAATACAGAAACAAaggaagataaaaaaaaagatgtaaataataaaaactcagaaaaaagaaaaaacaataaaaatgggaaaaagaaaaaaaattttacacaaaaataa
- a CDS encoding RAP protein, putative: protein MLIRKSRNFFFKFRSCRKFCDNNNYINNSYLNYIQVNKNINDKINKEKKYYKDETKINNENIKNLENFNDLNNINDKIEFSLKNEETNFDNHINNLEVNEAVYSGNDNIKKKNINFNVNENVFNDKNKNKNKILGGDGLHNMDNETLSNTYDSFDEEKIKSNEYKNKCKEENIQEDKINKKNKKNIESSDKVANNNNTNQLHDINDSNNLKSNYKSENENMHDYDDLNGENIVGKFNDLNEDITTNNVNTFDNDPLNIKDSEINDSNYSNDSFDESNFESLSNKKISDSSNTSNDDSEKLIENEEDIPNIFEVDENLSEEEKKEKLKLIKLITEKLAGPLKSKNEDNSSSEKNSKSEEDSIFGDNRPIAIEVDGPSHFYANSNRYTTYTKLKHRILTKLGYNVIHISYIDWRKLRNKSEREEFILKKLKEKNDEFLDDNDRIYYNERMNMIKEDYMKYMKQKKDKSE from the exons atGCTGATAAGAAAGAGtagaaactttttttttaagtttagAAGTTGTAGAAAATTTTGTGATAACAataattacataaataatagctatttaaattatattcaagtaaataaaaatataaatgataaaattaacaaagaaaagaaatattataaagatgaaacaaaaataaataatgaaaatataaaaaacttggaaaattttaatgatttaaataatataaatgacaAAAtagaattttctttaaaaaatgaagaaactAATTTTGATAATCACATTAATAATTTAGAGGTGAATGAAGCTGTTTATTCTGggaatgataatataaaaaaaaaaaatataaattttaatgttaatgaaaatgtatttaatgataaaaataaaaataaaaataaaattttaggTGGTGATGGGTTGCATAACATGGATAATGAAACTTTAAGTAATACATATGATTCTtttgatgaagaaaaaattaaaagtaatgaatatAAGAACAAAtgtaaagaagaaaatatacaagaagacaaaataaataagaaaaataaaaaaaatatagaaagtAGTGATAAAGTagcaaataataataatacaaacCAACTTCATGATATTAACgattcaaataatttaaaaagtaattataaaagtgaaaatgaaaatatgcATGATTATGATGATTTAAATGGTGAAAATATTGTAGGAAAatttaatgatttaaatgaAGATATAACAACAAATAACGTTAATACTTTTGATAATGATCCTTTAAATATAAAGGATAGCGAAATTAATGATTCTAATTATTCAAATGACTCATTTGATGAAAGTAATTTCGAATCATTaagtaacaaaaaaatttcagATTCTTCTAATACTTCAAACGATGATTCGGAAAAATTgatagaaaatgaagaagatatACCAAATATCTTTGAAGTAGATGAAAATTTAagtgaagaagaaaaaaaagaaaaattgaaattgataaaattaattactGAAAAATTGGCAGGACCTTTGAAatcaaaaaatgaagataattCAAGTAgtgaaaaaaattcaaaaagtGAAGAAGATTCAATATTTGGTGATAACAGACCAATTGCAATTGAAGTAGATGGCCCATCTCACTTTTACGCTAATAGTAATAGATATACTACATACACAAAGTTAAAACATAGAATTTTAACTAAATTAG gttATAATGTTATCCATATAAGCTATATTGATTGGAGAAAATTACGAAACAAAAGTGAAAGAGaagaatttattttaaagaaattaaaagaaaaaaacgaTGAATTTTTAGATGATAATGATAGGatatattataatgaaaGAATGAATATGATTAAAGAAGActatatgaaatatatgaaacagaaaaaagataaaagtgaataa
- the ATG12 gene encoding autophagy-related protein 12, putative, with translation MSDTIYYYFPHFNKKPDMRESLKLRRNKKVKVVFRNINGDTILKKNKILINGNETLASLSNFLQKIFNKNENIYLYINNTIKPNLDDFIYDLYELYKISDSLNISYSFTPAY, from the exons atgtcagatacaatatattattatttccctcatttcaataaaaaacCTGATATGCGAGAAAGTTTAAAGCTTAGACGAAATAAAAAAG taaaagtagtttttagaaatattaaCGGAGATacgatattaaaaaaaaataaaatattaattaatgGAAACGAGACGCTAGCCTCTCTGTCAAATTTTcttcaaaaaatttttaataaaaatgaaaatata tatttatatataaataataccATTAAACCAAATCTTGATGATTTCATTTATGATCTTTATGAA ttatataaaatatcagATAGTTTAAATATTTCGTATAGTTTTACACCAGCGTATTAG
- a CDS encoding acetyl-CoA carboxylase, putative, translated as MELLCNKLSFLRKFYNFRILEKFQKIHVFLGSSPKFEKKNGILFIIKKDNNYEISKSLDLFLNEISKEKEFGNYETYLKMLYMCIETNDKYVDERMLTIEKEINIYFLKRYFFFHNNGISYINIFINNYLITNILYNNYLHFNILKEVNIDFNTINGCFQFNPYKLSVDNIRKENINKKKLHYISLRSNMIFDENIFDINSFLKNRIKAKRINTPYIYDFIEIFKASIFNNAYYFNFLAFKQICNISNTKNIDFIRKNKISFINYDLNKCHRNINEKENLFHLLNENEMNDSLFHLNLNANPLEYNSEDIKREILVVDSSNANVKKIVNCEEENNLKDNAIRTSEVCQFNNTNSAFFDYNIKSSKYNIEDRNLNKNNNNNNNISNNQIHNSYNILSNYNGNYDLSSTIVLNEYNKIENRNESVNAFLFFIKTKLYSEGRKFIILIDNVIVRGGSYGYEELNLLKNIFDLIIIYKIPLIYIANNSGAEIKILDILKNNIKVKWINEEKKNEGIEYFYVEEDGYEKIKNDIVFEKIIENNKKKYIIRSILGKNNEYGSTNLKLCSNLIKKIILASENSVLISYVSSRCVGFCTLLLTICKRIIQKKNSTILLLSSHMINIITKKYTNFNKRNKYEKENLLIGGDKIMEKINFSKMIVGNDYDGITNILSWINYTKDLNKEFSKQNYMDNNIHNDNVNRRVKDLFSSDGIFDKNSITFFYNENLKIGRSTLGGIPVSFISVVQSNKKSKKKKKLKINNFSSINNINPLENDTVQQRDVDLNMKRKKAYFNKENMTKISKHLYKYDNILRVLIKKEKKMVMYILRKKIKKKKKNFFKEKDNNNNVKLLNSKEAKIIAAFLDEIKEENIPIFLLLDLNGIDTRKNEVENDILSSCITIVKNIMNFRNIIYIYIINNKENSFLRGAAYVLFEKSLNKNIEIYCTSKSESSIISDECICELKYNKKDVTDYMINNDVMIINLLNKKKETIDNNQIIKINKKIEELKKKNFPFYLKAFYKFINLHHNSIGLKTKMLVDDIVEVENSRSFFYNKLVNKLKIV; from the coding sequence atggaaCTATTATGCAATAAATTGAGTTtcttaagaaaattttacaattttagaatattagaaaaatttcAGAAAATTCATGTATTTTTAGGAAGTTCTCCTAAATTTGAGAAGAAAAAtggaattttatttattattaaaaaagataataattaCGAGATAAGCAAATCtcttgatttatttttaaatgaaataagtaaagaaaaagaattcGGAAACTATGAAACTTATCTTAAAATGCTATATATGTGTATAGAGACAAATGATAAATATGTTGACGAACGTATGCTTactatagaaaaagaaataaatatatattttttaaaaagatattttttttttcataataatgGAATAAGTtatattaacatttttataaacaattatttaataactAATATTCTATACAATAATTATCtccattttaatatattaaaagaagtGAATATAGATTTTAATACTATAAATGGTTGTTTCCAATTCAACCCTTATAAATTAAGCGTAGATAACATACGCAAAGaaaacattaataaaaaaaaattacattataTAAGTTTAAGATCAAATATGATATTTGATGAGAATATATTTGATATAAATAGtttcttaaaaaatagaattaaaGCGAAAAGAATAAATACTCCTTATATATATGACTTTATAGAAATTTTTAAGGCTTCCATATTTAATAAtgcatattattttaattttttagctTTTAAACAAATATGTAACATTTCAAATACGAAAAATATTGactttataagaaaaaacaaaatatcttttataaattatgacTTAAATAAATGTCACagaaatattaatgaaaaagaaaatttatttcatctATTAAATGAAAACGAAATGAATGAttctttatttcatttaaatttaaatgctAATCCTCTTGAATATAATAGTGAAGatataaaaagagaaatttTAGTTGTAGATTCCTCTAATGCAAATGTTAAAAAGATTGTTAATTGTGAGGAGGAAAATAACTTAAAAGATAATGCAATTAGAACATCAGAAGTATGTCAGTTCAATAATACAAATAGTGCTTTTTTtgattataatataaaaagcaGTAAGTATAATATTGAAGATAgaaatttaaataagaataataataataataataatatctcTAATAACCAGATACATAAtagttataatattttaagtaaTTATAATGGCAATTATGATTTAAGTAGTACTATTGTTTTAAATGAATACaacaaaatagaaaatagaAATGAAAGTGTTAAtgcatttttgttttttataaaaacaaaactATACTCAGAAggaagaaaatttattattttaattgatAATGTAATTGTAAGAGGTGGTTCATACGGCTATGAAGAACttaatcttttaaaaaatatttttgatttaattattatatataaaattccCCTCATTTATATAGCTAATAATTCAGGAgctgaaataaaaatactagatattctaaaaaataatataaaagtaaaatggATAAacgaagaaaaaaaaaatgagggAATAGAATACTTTTATGTAGAGGAAGATggttatgaaaaaataaaaaatgatattgtttttgaaaaaataattgaaaataataagaaaaaatatattataagaaGTATACTAGGAAAGAACAATGAATATGGTTCTACCAATTTAAAACTATGtagtaatttaattaaaaaaatcataCTAGCTAGCGAAAATTCTGTTTTAATTTCTTATGTTAGTAGTAGATGTGTGGGATTTTGTACATTGCTTTTAACTATTTGTAAAAGAATTATTCAAAAGAAAAACTCgacaattttattattaagtagtcatatgataaatattattacaaaaaaatacacaaattttaacaaaagaaataaatatgaaaaagagAACCTATTAATTGGTGGTGATAAAATAATGGAAAAAATTAACTTTTCGAAAATGATTGTAGGTAATGATTATGATGGAAtaacaaatattttatctTGGATAAATTACACAAAAGATTTAAACAAAGAGTTTAGTAAACAAAATTATATGGATAATAATATTCATAATGATAACGTAAATAGAAGAGTTAAagatttattttcatctgatggtatttttgataaaaattctatcacttttttttataatgaaaatctTAAAATAGGAAGATCCACATTAGGAGGTATTCCTGTGTCATTTATAAGTGTAGTgcaaagtaataaaaaaagtaaaaaaaaaaaaaaattaaaaattaataatttctcTAGTATAAACAATATAAATCCATTGGAAAATGATACTGTGCAACAAAGAGATGTCGATTTAAATatgaagagaaaaaaagCATATTTCAATAAAGAAAACATGACAAAAATATCaaaacatttatataaatatgacaATATATTAAGAGTGTTaataaagaaagaaaaaaaaatggttatgtatatattaagaaaaaaaattaaaaaaaaaaaaaaaaatttttttaaggaaaaagataataataacaatgtAAAATTGTTAAATAGTAAGGAAGCAAAAATAATAGCAGCATTTTtagatgaaataaaagaagaaaatatacctattttcttattattagATTTAAATGGAATTGAtacaagaaaaaatgaagttGAAAATGATATTTTATCAAGTTGTATAACtatagtaaaaaatataatgaattttcgtaatatcatttatatttatataataaacaataaagaaaattcatttttaagaGGAGCTGCATATGTTTTGTTTGAAAaatcattaaataaaaacattgaGATTTATTGTACTAGCAAGAGTGAAAGTAGTATAATAAGTGATGAATGTATTTGTGaactaaaatataataaaaaagatgtaACAGATTATATGATTAATAACGATGTCATGATAATTAATcttctaaataaaaaaaaagaaactatTGATAATAATCAAATTAttaagataaataaaaaaattgaagaattaaaaaaaaaaaattttcctttttatctaaaagcattttataaatttataaatttacaCCATAATTCTATTGGCTTAAAAACTAAAATGTTAGTTGATGATATAGTCGAAGTAGAAAATTCtcgttcttttttttataataaattagtgaataaattaaaaattgtttaa